The Mytilus galloprovincialis unplaced genomic scaffold, xbMytGall1.hap1.1 HAP1_SCAFFOLD_101, whole genome shotgun sequence genome has a segment encoding these proteins:
- the LOC143060250 gene encoding histone H5-like: protein MADATAAPAVAPAKSPKKKAAAKPKKPSAHPKYSEMIGKAIAALKERGGSSRQAILKYIMANFNVGKDAKSVNAHLKLALRAGVKNNSLKQSKGTGASGSFRIGEAKVVKKKPAKAKKAAKPKAAKPKKAKSTPKKKKPAAKKPAGEKKAAKPKAKKPAAKKAAKPKKPAAKSPAKKKAAKPKAKKTPKKK, encoded by the coding sequence ATGGCAGACGCAACAGCAGCACCAGCAGTAGCACCAGCTAAATCACCAAAGAAAAAGGCagcagccaagccaaagaagccTTCCGCACATCCTAAATACAGCGAGATGATTGGAAAAGCCATCGCCGCTTTGAAAGAACGTGGAGGTTCCTCAAGGCAAGCAATTCTGAAGTACATCATGGCCAACTTCAACGTCGGAAAAGATGCCAAGTCAGTAAATGCTCATTTAAAACTTGCACTCAGAGCCGGAGTTAAGAACAACAGTTTGAAGCAGTCCAAGGGAACTGGAGCATCCGGATCTTTCAGAATTGGAGAGGCTAAAGTAGTTAAAAAGAAGCCAGCAAAGGCAAAGAAAGCAGccaaacctaaagccgccaagcctaAGAAGGCAAAGAGCACACCCAAGAAGAAGAAGccagcagcaaagaaaccagctggagagaaaaaggcgGCCAAACCAAAGGCAAaaaaaccagcagcaaagaaagcagccaagccaaagaagccAGCAGCCAAGTCACCAGCAAAAAAGAAGGCAGCCAAACCAAAAGCCAagaagacaccaaagaagaagtaa